Proteins encoded together in one Planctomyces sp. SH-PL14 window:
- a CDS encoding efflux RND transporter permease subunit: protein MLARFFIDRPIFAWVLSIVIVLAGVICNYILPIAQYPEIAPPTVQVTCVYPGASAAVVQDTVAAPIEQQVVGVENALYMASQSASDGSYTLTVTFSLGTDLNMAQVLVQNRVAQALPLLPDIVQQTGVTTKKKSPNILLAVALFSENDPKTKKPHYEQLYISNYATIQVRDELARLEGVGDVTILGQQDYSMRVWLNPDQLATRDLTAGDVVKALQEQNVQVAAGQIGQPPVPAGLDFQLTMTTLGRLTEPEQFEEIVIKSGDNGQITRLKDVARVELGAKNMNTSCRVDGQPAASLAVWQLPGSNALDTADRVKTRMRELERRFPPGLQFRIDYDTTPFIRESVAEVFKTLRDAVILVAIVVLLFLQDWKALVLPMIDVGVSLVGTFAVMSLMGFSLNNLTLFGLVLAIGIVVDDAIVVLENIERWIGMGYKVRDATINAMNEITGPIIAITLVLSSVFLPSAFLGGITGQFFRQFALTIAASMVISAINAMTMTPARATSVFRDPKPGEEAHDHREALPWWGIMILAGLLTAWIGQTFFGAWLGLAGEHGAGETTTASLRQWAIWTTLLVPGLIIGFALAHPVNKSLKIAFGGFNKVFDAVTAGYGRTIQGLLRLSFIVLFVYAGLLGLTGFGMTRIPTGFIPNQDKGYLLLDVQLADAASLERTDEVMHQIEKIALETPGVGHILDVSGQSFILNAISSNYGGGFMILKPFHERHGAEQRADAIAMRLRQEFSKIPDARISVFGAPPVDGLGNASGFKLMVEDRGDNGFEALQAQADRLADEARRLPGMILVYNSFRANTPQLYIDVDRTKCKSMGVELNQVFSALQVYMGGYYVNDINRFGRTWQVNAQAEAEFRIDADTVRRLKVLNRAGQAVPLGAIAKIEDSTGPVLINRFNTYPAAVVNGVNSPLVSTGQVLKNMESLSARQLPVSMVPEWTEISFLQQQSAKLTSFRDVLQNPISALVGAIVLVYLILAAQYESWTLPWTIILVVPMCVLCALIGIAIMHMDMNIFVQIGFVVLVGLACKNAILVVEFAKERMEKDGLGLKEATVQASTVRLRPIVMTSFAFILGVLPLVVATGAGAEMRKTLGVAVFSGMLGVTMFGIFLTPVFFYVVERFLGQPVRGMPKDGEAPAPPTEHH, encoded by the coding sequence GTGCTGGCTCGTTTCTTCATCGACCGGCCCATCTTCGCCTGGGTCCTGTCGATCGTCATCGTCCTGGCCGGCGTGATCTGCAACTACATCCTGCCGATCGCGCAGTACCCCGAGATCGCGCCTCCGACCGTGCAGGTCACCTGCGTCTACCCCGGCGCGAGCGCCGCGGTCGTGCAGGACACCGTCGCCGCTCCGATCGAGCAGCAGGTGGTCGGGGTTGAGAACGCCCTCTATATGGCGTCGCAGTCCGCCAGCGACGGCAGCTACACGCTGACGGTCACGTTCTCGCTGGGGACGGACCTCAACATGGCGCAGGTCCTGGTGCAGAACCGCGTCGCCCAGGCGCTGCCGCTCCTGCCGGACATCGTCCAGCAGACCGGAGTCACGACGAAGAAGAAGTCCCCCAACATTCTCCTGGCGGTGGCGCTCTTCTCGGAGAACGACCCCAAGACGAAGAAGCCGCACTACGAGCAGCTCTACATCAGCAACTACGCCACGATCCAGGTCCGCGACGAGCTGGCCCGGCTGGAAGGGGTGGGGGACGTCACGATCCTGGGCCAGCAGGACTACAGCATGCGGGTGTGGCTGAACCCGGACCAGCTGGCGACCCGCGACCTGACCGCCGGCGATGTGGTCAAAGCCCTGCAGGAGCAGAACGTCCAGGTGGCCGCCGGCCAGATCGGCCAGCCCCCCGTCCCGGCCGGTCTCGACTTCCAGCTCACGATGACGACGCTCGGCCGGCTCACGGAGCCCGAGCAGTTCGAGGAGATCGTCATCAAGTCCGGAGACAACGGGCAGATCACGCGGCTCAAGGACGTGGCCCGGGTCGAGCTCGGGGCCAAGAACATGAACACGAGCTGCCGCGTCGACGGCCAGCCGGCGGCGAGCCTCGCAGTCTGGCAGCTCCCCGGGAGCAATGCCCTCGACACCGCCGACCGGGTCAAGACCCGCATGCGGGAGCTCGAGCGCCGCTTCCCGCCCGGGCTCCAGTTCCGGATCGACTACGACACGACCCCGTTCATCCGCGAGTCGGTGGCGGAGGTCTTCAAGACCCTGCGGGACGCCGTGATCCTGGTGGCGATCGTCGTCCTCCTGTTCCTGCAGGACTGGAAGGCGCTTGTCCTGCCGATGATCGACGTCGGGGTCTCGCTCGTCGGGACGTTCGCCGTCATGTCACTGATGGGTTTTTCCCTCAACAACCTGACGCTGTTCGGCCTCGTGCTGGCGATCGGGATCGTGGTCGACGACGCGATCGTGGTCCTCGAAAACATCGAGCGTTGGATCGGCATGGGCTACAAGGTCCGCGACGCGACCATCAATGCGATGAACGAGATCACCGGTCCGATCATCGCGATCACGCTCGTCCTCAGCTCCGTGTTCCTGCCAAGCGCCTTCCTGGGCGGGATCACGGGCCAGTTCTTCCGGCAGTTCGCGCTGACAATCGCGGCCTCGATGGTCATCTCGGCGATCAACGCCATGACGATGACCCCCGCGCGGGCCACGTCGGTCTTCCGCGATCCCAAGCCGGGCGAGGAGGCGCACGACCACCGCGAGGCCCTGCCGTGGTGGGGGATCATGATCCTCGCCGGACTGCTGACTGCCTGGATCGGCCAGACGTTCTTCGGCGCGTGGCTCGGCCTGGCGGGGGAGCACGGCGCGGGAGAGACGACCACCGCATCGCTCCGGCAGTGGGCGATCTGGACCACGCTGCTCGTCCCCGGTCTGATCATCGGGTTTGCCCTGGCGCACCCGGTCAACAAGAGCCTCAAGATCGCGTTCGGTGGCTTCAACAAGGTGTTCGACGCCGTGACCGCCGGTTACGGCCGCACGATCCAGGGGTTGCTGCGGCTGAGCTTCATCGTCCTCTTTGTCTACGCCGGTCTGCTGGGGCTGACGGGCTTCGGCATGACGCGGATTCCGACCGGATTCATCCCGAACCAGGACAAGGGGTATCTGCTGCTCGACGTCCAGCTCGCCGACGCCGCGTCGCTGGAGCGGACGGACGAGGTGATGCATCAGATCGAGAAGATCGCCCTCGAGACTCCCGGCGTCGGGCACATCCTGGACGTGAGCGGCCAGTCGTTCATCCTCAACGCGATCTCCTCCAACTACGGCGGGGGCTTCATGATCCTGAAGCCGTTCCACGAGCGTCATGGAGCCGAGCAGCGGGCGGACGCGATCGCGATGCGGCTGCGGCAGGAGTTCAGCAAGATTCCCGACGCCCGGATCTCGGTCTTCGGCGCTCCGCCCGTCGACGGCCTCGGGAACGCCAGCGGCTTCAAGCTGATGGTCGAGGACCGGGGGGACAACGGCTTCGAGGCGCTGCAGGCCCAGGCGGACAGGCTGGCGGACGAAGCCCGCCGTCTGCCGGGGATGATCCTGGTCTACAACAGTTTCCGGGCGAACACGCCGCAGCTCTATATCGATGTCGACCGCACCAAGTGCAAGTCGATGGGGGTCGAGCTCAACCAGGTGTTCAGTGCTCTCCAGGTCTACATGGGGGGCTACTACGTCAACGACATCAACCGTTTCGGCCGGACGTGGCAGGTCAACGCCCAGGCGGAGGCGGAGTTCCGGATCGATGCCGACACGGTGCGGCGGCTCAAGGTGCTGAACCGCGCCGGTCAGGCGGTCCCGCTTGGGGCGATCGCGAAGATCGAAGACTCGACGGGGCCGGTGCTGATCAACCGCTTCAACACCTATCCGGCCGCGGTGGTCAACGGGGTGAACTCGCCGCTCGTCAGTACCGGGCAGGTGCTGAAGAACATGGAGTCGCTCAGTGCGCGGCAGTTGCCGGTCTCGATGGTGCCGGAGTGGACGGAGATCTCGTTCCTGCAGCAGCAGTCGGCCAAGCTGACGAGTTTCCGGGACGTGTTGCAGAACCCGATCTCGGCGCTCGTCGGGGCGATCGTGCTGGTCTATTTGATCCTCGCGGCGCAGTACGAGAGCTGGACGTTGCCGTGGACGATCATTCTCGTGGTGCCGATGTGCGTGCTGTGTGCGTTGATCGGGATCGCGATCATGCACATGGACATGAACATCTTTGTGCAGATCGGGTTCGTGGTGCTGGTCGGCCTGGCGTGCAAGAACGCGATTCTGGTGGTCGAGTTTGCGAAGGAGCGGATGGAGAAGGATGGGCTGGGGCTGAAGGAGGCGACGGTTCAGGCGAGTACGGTCCGGCTGCGTCCGATCGTGATGACGTCGTTCGCGTTCATCCTGGGGGTGTTGCCGCTGGTCGTGGCGACGGGGGCCGGGGCGGAGATGCGGAAGACGCTGGGTGTGGCGGTGTTCTCAGGGATGTTGGGCGTGACGATGTTCGGAATCTTTTTGACGCCGGTCTTCTTCTATGTCGTGGAGAGGTTCCTGGGTCAGCCGGTGCGCGGGATGCCGAAGGATGGCGAAGCGCCTGCACCGCCGACCGAGCATCACTAA